From Epinephelus lanceolatus isolate andai-2023 chromosome 12, ASM4190304v1, whole genome shotgun sequence, the proteins below share one genomic window:
- the LOC144464952 gene encoding tripartite motif-containing protein 16-like: protein MAQQGAQLDPLKFSCSICLDLLKDPGTLPCGHSYCINCIQSFWDGEDEKRIYSCPQCRQSFTPRPVLMKNTMLADLVEELRKTGLQAAPADHCYAGAEDVACDVCTGRKLKAFKSCLQCVASYCEKHLQPHRDSAPLQKHKLVEPSKKLQENICSRHDEVMKMFCRTDQQCICYLCSVEEHKGHDTVSAAAERTERQRELEGSRQNIQQRIQDTEKDVKLLQQEVEAISRSADKAVEHSEKIFTELIRLMEKRRSDVKQQLRWQQETQVSRVKELQEKLEQEITELKRKDAELKKLSHTEDHKQFLHNYPSLSALSEATHSSSINIRPRRYFEDVTAAVSGVRDKLQDALRDTWTNVSLTGTEVDVLLPQPEPKTRAEFFRYSRHITLDPNTAHTLLLLSEGNRKVTVMRQQQSYSKHPDRFTDWCQVLSRESLTGRCYWEVEWRGGVYVAVAYKNISRAGDECLFGHNDKSWMLYCDNNSYNFYHNKVHTPVSGPRSSRVGVYLDHSAGILSFYSVSETMTLLHRVQTTFTQPLYAGLRLYFYDSTAELCQVK, encoded by the coding sequence ATGGCGCAGCAAGGAGCTCAGCTGGACCCCCTAAAGTTCTCTTGTTCCATCTGTCTGGATCTACTGAAGGATCCGGGGACTCTTCCCTGTGGACACAGCTACTGCATCAACTGTATTCAAAGCTTCTGGGATGGAGAGGATGAGAAGAGAATCTACAGCTGCCCTCAGTGTAGGCAGAGCTTCACACCGAGGCCTGTCCTGATGAAAAACACCATGTTAGCAGATTTGGTGGAGGAACTGAGGAAGACTGGACTccaagctgctcctgctgatcacTGCTATGCTGGAGCTGAAGATGTGGCCTGTGATGTCTGCACTGGGAGGAAACTGAAAGCCTTCAAGTCCTGTCTGCAGTGTGTGGCCTCTTACTGTGAGAAACACCTCCAGCCTCATCGTGACTCGGCTCCATTACAGAAACACAAGCTGGTGGAGCCCTCCAAGAAGCTGCAGGAGAACATCTGCTCTCGTcatgatgaggtgatgaagatgttctgCCGCACTGATCAGCAGTGTATCTGTTATCTCTGCTCTGTGGAGGAACATAAAGGCCACGACacagtgtcagctgcagcagaaaggactgagaggcagagagagctggaggggagtcgacaaaacatccagcagagaatccaggacacagagaaagatgtgaagctgctccaacaggaggtggaggctaTCAGTCGCTCTGCTGATAAAGCAGTGGAGCACAGTGAGAAGATCTTCACTGAGCTGATCCGTCTCATGGAGAAAAGACGCtctgatgtgaagcagcagctcagatggCAGCAGGAAACTCAAGTGAGTCGAGTCAAAGAGCTtcaggagaagctggagcaggagatcactgagctgaagaggaaagacGCTGAGCTGAAgaagctctcacacacagaggatcacaAGCAGTTTCTACACAACTACCCCTCActgtcagcactcagtgaagcCACACACTCATCCAGCATCAACATCCGTCCTCGCCGCTACTTTGAGGACGTGACAGCGGCTGTGTCAGGAGTCAGAGATAAACTACAGGACGCTCTGAGGGACACATGGACAAACGTCTCACTGACAGGGACTGAAGTGGATGTTTTACTGCCACAACCAGAGCCCAAGACCAGAGCTGAGTTCTTCAGATATTCACGTCACATCACACTGGAtccaaacacagcacacacactgctgttatTATCTGAGGGGAACAGGAAAGTGACAGTAATGAGACAACAACAGTCTTATTCTAAACACCCAGACAGATTCACTGACTGGTGTCAGGTCCTGAGTAGAGAGAGTCTGACTGGacgttgttactgggaggtggagtggagaggaggagtttATGTAGCAGTCGCATACAAGAATATCAGCAGAGCAGGGGATGAATGTTTATTTGGACACAATGACAAATCTTGGATGTTATATTGTGACAATAACAGTTACAACTTTTATCACAACAAAGTCCACACTCCCGTCTCAGGTCCTCGGTCCTCCAGAGTAGGAGTGTACCTGGATCACAGTGCGGGTATTCTGTCCTTCTACAGCGTCTCTGAAACCATgactctcctccacagagtccagaccacattcactcagcctctctatgCTGGACTACgtctttatttttatgattcCACAGCTGAGTTGTGTCAAGTCAAATag